The Hypomesus transpacificus isolate Combined female chromosome 2, fHypTra1, whole genome shotgun sequence genome window below encodes:
- the LOC124481653 gene encoding uncharacterized protein LOC124481653, with product MNSHLAVVLTNGSLDDGNGNQSQTRSGAILQILKDSVDIALSCPQGNIQSSTLKQTSSSIGVQSDDDKATELGGTSLRGLQDVGKPSRLNLPITVRTGRPVLCNQPIRIKVVIPGLCKRPITNSATSSTKAVVPSDGPVCPLGPVAESSGPGPDQRMEIDPNEISAERNQTTTFTTTTENQTEDAERAGRGHGARNSAEDGGDGATPLPSTPDSVHTQRDRGTREEMEEEEEEEEEGDSKNQVSLQHSLSLAIAERSGMVKAVEPRAVEEEEEERGEQLEVLDLSLPKKIDGGVKAWRSGCFLGDAGCESSLIMEVDEIEGEGDRDVVEEDDGEDEEDTEPREGLDEDGNPLPSPSFFSTSILTSLSSIDRDSESFLLIDDKGIPYTLTADGNKVPQIDSSPLSGQAMGRSDAVGVGEKRLAAASGVQHTSLSSANTQNTHTEHSGILCGSAETGSSKTTELSEGLEVLKSLGLLKTTEPEKVLEGAVKVAVSKPCGAAVPPQSIQILTNPSSNTPFLLVSSTPRFSSSPLALSLPLSLPQNSPGTSTPMLLLLSSIPSSSGQSFSTSTPIAVINSSTGQLSQITASPPSISLPLTSAQVTPAGSAPSCSSSSHPVIRLTPNNPPLILSRAGENSSLPSTLPSPSVLSSSTKLPTVVFSGNSGVQMLCSAPQVKSGLSDPDPDDSPSAEETQLPPSPPAPPQTSQPTSELSGQPSPGESDQSPGPESELASLTSDSFPLNDHPYFSSGSTAACGSPTLVPIVPAGQPGELEPLSPPSSPSSLGPRRVLFCQLCPRVFYYLSDLERHSITHSQIKPHVCQQCGKAFKRSSHLQRHKHIHTGQRNFVCSICAKRFRESGELQRHQRVHTGEKPYQCQLCHTRFAERNTLRRHTRRKHPYHQVAMEMLSERRGGGGGVGGGAGGGGGGDEEESAEWYSSTVSNFGNSDSETDT from the exons ATGAATTCTCACTTGGCGGTGGTCCTGACCAATGGCAGCTTAGATGATGGGAATGGCAACCAATCCCAGACCAGGTCAGGTGCAATACTGCAGATCCTTAAAGATTCAGTGGATATTGCCTTATCCTGCCCTCAAGGGAACATCCAATCAAGTACTCTCAAACAGACATCCTCCAGTATTGGCGTCCAATCAGATGATGATAAAGCTACAGAGTTGGGTGGGACATCTTTGAGGGGTCTGCAGGACGTTGGTAAACCCAGTAGACTCAACCTTCCAATCACAGTCAGGACTGGAAGGCCTGTTTTGTGCAATCAGCCAATTAGAATCAAGGTTGTCATCCCTGGTCTATGCAAAAGGCCTATCACAAACTCTGCAACTAGCTCCACCAAAGCCGTGGTCCCATCTGATGGTCCAGTATGTCCACTGGGACCTGTAGCGGAATCTTCTGGGCCTGGTCCAGACCAGCGCATGGAGATCGATCCAAATGAGATATCTGCAGAGCGAAACCAAACCACCACCTTCACCACCACTACTGAGAATCAAACAGAAGACGCagagagggctgggagaggCCATGGAGCAAGGAACAGTGCTGAAGATGGGGGTGACGGTgctacacccctcccctccactcctgaCTCCGTCCACACCCAGAGGGACAGAGGAACaagggaagagatggaggaggaggaggaggaggaggaggagggagactcaAAGAACCAGGTCTCCTTAcagcacagtctctctctcgccatCGCAGAGAGATCTGGAATGGTGAAAGCTGTTGAAccgagggctgtggaggaggaggaggaggaaagaggagaacaGTTAGAAGTGTTGGATTTGAGTTTGCCTAAAAAGATAGACGGTGGTGTGAAAGCGTGGCGGAGCGGCTGTTTCCTGGGCGACGCGGGCTGCGAAAGTTCGCTGATAATGGAGGTGGATGAAatcgagggggagggggaccgGGACGTCGTGGAGGAAGATGACGGTGAAGACGAGGAGGACACAGAGCCCAGGGAGGGCTTAGACGAGGACGGGAACCCTCTTccgtctccctccttcttctccacctccatcctaacctccctctcctccatagaCCGTGACTCTGAGAGCTTCCTCCTCATAGACGACAAGGGAATCCCCTACACGCTCACTGCAGACGGAAACAAAGTGCCCCAGAtagactcctcccccctctcaggcCAGGCCATGGGCCGATCGGACGCTGTGGGGGTCGGGGAAAAGAGGTTGGCTGCTGCCTCAGGGGTCCAACACACGAGCCTGAGCTCAGCAAACACTCAGAATACTCACACGGAGCATTCAGGGATTCTCTGTGGCTCTGCTGAAACCGGGAGTTCCAAGACCACCGAACTTTCTGAGGGTTTGGAGGTCTTGAAGAGCCTGGGACTGCTGAAGACCACCGAACCCGAGAAGGTTCTGGAAGGAGCTGTGAAAGTTGCCGTTTCCAAGCCCTGTGGGGCTGCTGTTCCTCCGCAGTCTATTCAGATACTGACCAACCCTTCCTCCAATACCCCCTTTCTCCTCGTCTCATCCACACCcaggttctcctcctctcctctggccctctctctccccctctccctcccccagaacTCACCCGGGACCTCCACccccatgctcctcctcctgtcttccaTCCCATCTTCGTCCGGTcagtccttctccacctccacccccattgCTGTCATCAACTCCTCCACAGGCCAGCTCTCCCAGatcactgcctctcctccctccatctctctccctctcacgtCTGCTCAGGTGACCCCAGCAGGGtctgccccctcctgctcctcctcttctcacccCGTCATCAGACTGACCCCCAAcaaccctcctctcatcctgtcGAGAGCGGGGGAGAACTCcagcctgccctccaccctcccgtctccttctgttctctcctcctccaccaagcTGCCCACCGTGGTCTTCAGCGGCAACTCTGGAGTTCAAATGTTATGTTCAGCTCCTCAGGTCAAATCTGGCCTCTCCGACCCCGACCCCGACGACAGCCCATCTGCCGAGGAAACCCAGCTCCCACCATCCCCTCCTGCGCCCCCACAAACCTCTCAGCCGACCTCTGAACTTTCGGGTCAGCCAAGCCCCGGGGAATCCGACCAATCGCCTGGCCCAGAGTCTGAGCTTGCTTCCTTGACCTCAGACTCGTTTCCGTTGAACGACCACCCCTACTTCTCTTCGGGCAGCACTGCGGCCTGTGGGTCCCCTACTCTGGTGCCCATAGTGCCTGCAGGCCAACCAGGGGAGCTGGAGCCCCTCTCCCCgccctcctcgccctcctccctggggcctCGCAGGGTCCTCTTCTGCCAGCTGTGCCCCCGTGTCTTCTACTATCTGTCCGACCTGGAGCGCCACTCCATCACCCACTCTCAGATTAAACCACACGTCTGCCAACAGTGTGGCAAGGCCTTCAAACGCTCCAGCCATCTGCAG aGACACAAGCACATCCACACGGGCCAGAGGAACTTCGTGTGCTCCATCTGTGCCAAGCGCTTCAGGGAATCTGGTGAGCTGCAGCGTCACCAGCGGGTACACACTGGGGAGAAACCCTACCAATGCCAACTGTGCCACACGCGCTTCGCAGAGCGCAACACCCTCCGCCGACACACCCGGCGCAAACACCCCTACCACCAGGTGGCCATGGAGATGctgagcgagaggagaggaggaggaggtggggtaggaggaggggctggaggaggaggaggaggggacgaaGAGGAGAGCGCTGAGTGGTATAGCTCCACCGTGTCTAACTTTGGCAACTCTGACTCGGAAACAGACACGTAG